From Clavelina lepadiformis chromosome 9, kaClaLepa1.1, whole genome shotgun sequence, the proteins below share one genomic window:
- the LOC143471334 gene encoding perlucin-like protein isoform X1, with product MRMMLMLAIFLGLSIKESYLLPVNQTTVPATEENFTKLLDFDQEVEELVERKPTTNEIQRLTTYNADLQVLFNYVKALHDPKWFSVVDSGNPNVVYQYQLTTTANSWHDSRYICQSKGGDLAVHGMKDYETRTNIGNVLLNEGAPDVWIGMNDISREGTFVWLDGSSASNVNWANGEPNNAGNEDCVLVRPRIYAYKLNDGACSSTLTGLCEKKVTL from the exons ATGAGGATGATGCTTATGTTAGCGATTTTCCTTGGGCTCTCCATAAAAGAATCTTACCTGTTGCCTGTCAACCAGACCACAGTTCCAGCAACAGAAG AAAACTTTACTAAATTGCTCGATTTCGACCAAGAAGTAGAGGAGCTTGTGGAACGTAAGCCAACTACAAATGAGATAC AGCGGCTCACGACTTACAATGCTGACTTACAAGTCTTGTTCAATTACG TTAAAGCCCTTCATGATCCAAAGTGGTTTAGTGTGGTTGACTCAGGAAATCCTAATGTCGTCTATCAGTATCAACTAACGACTACTGCAAACAGCTGGCATGACAGTCGCTACATCTGTCAATCAAAAGGAGGTGACCTAGCAGTGCATGGCATGAAAGACTACGAGACAAGAAC aaacATTGGAAACGTTTTGTTGAACGAAGGCGCTCCTGATGTTTGGATCGGAATGAACGATATTTCCCGAGAAGGAACCTTCGTTTGGCTTGACGGCTCCAGCGCATCAAACGTCAACTGGGCGAACGGAGAACCTAACAACGCTGGAAACGAAGACTGTGTGCTGGTTCGACCGAGAATTTATGCTTATAAACTAAACGACGGAGCCTGCTCCTCTACTTTAACTGGTTTGTGCGAGAAAAAAGTTACGCTCTAA
- the LOC143471334 gene encoding perlucin-like protein isoform X2, with protein MRMMLMLAIFLGLSIKESYLLPVNQTTVPATEENFTKLLDFDQEVEELVEQRLTTYNADLQVLFNYVKALHDPKWFSVVDSGNPNVVYQYQLTTTANSWHDSRYICQSKGGDLAVHGMKDYETRTNIGNVLLNEGAPDVWIGMNDISREGTFVWLDGSSASNVNWANGEPNNAGNEDCVLVRPRIYAYKLNDGACSSTLTGLCEKKVTL; from the exons ATGAGGATGATGCTTATGTTAGCGATTTTCCTTGGGCTCTCCATAAAAGAATCTTACCTGTTGCCTGTCAACCAGACCACAGTTCCAGCAACAGAAG AAAACTTTACTAAATTGCTCGATTTCGACCAAGAAGTAGAGGAGCTTGTGGAAC AGCGGCTCACGACTTACAATGCTGACTTACAAGTCTTGTTCAATTACG TTAAAGCCCTTCATGATCCAAAGTGGTTTAGTGTGGTTGACTCAGGAAATCCTAATGTCGTCTATCAGTATCAACTAACGACTACTGCAAACAGCTGGCATGACAGTCGCTACATCTGTCAATCAAAAGGAGGTGACCTAGCAGTGCATGGCATGAAAGACTACGAGACAAGAAC aaacATTGGAAACGTTTTGTTGAACGAAGGCGCTCCTGATGTTTGGATCGGAATGAACGATATTTCCCGAGAAGGAACCTTCGTTTGGCTTGACGGCTCCAGCGCATCAAACGTCAACTGGGCGAACGGAGAACCTAACAACGCTGGAAACGAAGACTGTGTGCTGGTTCGACCGAGAATTTATGCTTATAAACTAAACGACGGAGCCTGCTCCTCTACTTTAACTGGTTTGTGCGAGAAAAAAGTTACGCTCTAA
- the LOC143470509 gene encoding uncharacterized protein LOC143470509: MTLDSWRTSFLKETPRHLTKRKIDKENCVSTVSSYRVNKYTKRNPALLPPISSFQLVRYKERWLQSSTAVVTLKLSGMEIFVVRQLTTVTACLPSPTLHH; encoded by the exons ATGACACTTGATTCCTGGAGAACTTCGTTTTTGAAGGAAACTCCTCGACACCTGACCAAAAG GAAAATTGATAAAGAAAATTGTGTATCTACCGTATCATCCTACAGAG TGAACAAATATACAAAACGAAACCCAGCCCTCCTACCACCAATCTCTTCATTCCAATTAGTAAGATATAAAGAGAGATGGCTGCAATCGTCGACAGCGGTTGTCACACTTAAGTTGTCTGGAATGGAAATTTTTGTGGTGCGACAACTTACCACTGTGACGGCTTGCCTCCCATCCCCTACTCTCCATCACTGA